GCTGTACACCACGCTGGGACCGATTCTGGGCGCGACCGTGCTGCGGGTGGCCGAGGAACTGCTGCACAACTCCGTGAAGAACGGCTATCTGGTCGTGTACGGCCTGGTGCTGATGCTGAGCATCCTGTGGCTGCCGCGCGGGTTGATGGGCCTGTTCCGGCGGGGGAAGCATGGGGGGAGTTGTGACTGCCGTCAGCCATCAGCCTTCAGCGGTCAGCGGGAAAGAAACGGTGCTGCGGACCGAGGGCCTCAGCAAGCGGTTCGGCGGGCTGCTGGCCGTGCAGAACGTGACCTTTACGCAGTACGCCGGGGAGATTCTGGCCGTGATCGGGCCGAACGGGGCGGGCAAGACGACCCTGCTGAACCTGCTGTCGGGCGTCTACCGGCCCACCTCCGGGCGGCTGCATCTGCTGGGGCGCGACGTGACGGGTGCCAGCATGGAGGCCCGCTGTCACGCGGGGCTGGGCCGCGCCTTCCAGATCGTGCGGCCCTTTCCCGAGATGACGGTCCACGAGAACGTGACCGTGGGGGCGCTGTTCGGCAAATCCGGCGTGTCCCTGCCGGAAGCGCGCGAGCGGGCCTATGACCTGCTGGAACGCACCGGCCTCGCCGCACACGCCGACAAGGCCGCCCACGAACTGACCCTGCTTCAGGACAAGCGGCTGGAGGTCGCCCGTGCCCTGGCCACCCAGCCGCGCGTGCTGCTGCTCGACGAGGTGATGGCGGGCCTGCGTCCGGCGGAGGCGCAGGAGGCGGTCGCCCTGGTACGGAGCGTGCAGGGGAGCGGCGTCAGTGTCCTCTTTATCGAACACATCATGCCGGTGGTGCGCGACCTGGCCGACCGCGTGGTCGTGATGGATCAGGGGCAGGTGATCGCAGAGGGCACCTACCGCGAGGTGACGGCGAATCCGCAGGTGGTCGCCGCCTACCTGGGCACCGAGGAAGGGTTACAGGCATGACGCAGGGACAGGAATTGGTGATCGAACACCTCGCCGCCGGATACGGCAAGGTGCAGGTGCTGTGGGACGTGAGCCTGCACGCCCGGCCCGGCGAGTTCGTGGCCGTGATCGGCGCCAACGGGGCGGGCAAGACGACCACGCTGCGTGCCGTGAGCGGTGTGGTCAAGCCAACCGGGGGCCATATCCGGCTGGGCGGGCAGGACATCACGCGCTCGGCGCCCTCGCAGATCGTGGGGCTGGGGCTGGGCCACGTCCCGGAGGGCCGCGAACTGTTCCCGCTGATGACGGTGCGGGAGAACCTGGAACTGGGGGCGGCGATGCGGGCCGAAGCGCGGGCGACGCAGGCACAGACGCTCGACCACGTCTACACGCTGTTCCCGCGCCTGCGCGAGCGGCAGGGGCAACTGGCGGGCACCTTATCGGGCGGCGAGCAGCAGATGGTCGCCGTGGGCCGCGCGTTGATGGGCCGCCCCAGCGTGCTGGTCGTGGACGAACCCTCGCTGGGCCTCTCGCCCCTGATGACGCAGACCGTGTTCGGGGCGCTGAAAGCCGTGAACGCCGAGGGCGTGACGGTCCTGCTGGTCGAGCAGAACGTGGGCCTGAGCCTCAAGCTCGCGGACCGCGCCTACGTGCTGGAAAACGGCCAGGTGGTCAACGAGGGGACGGGGGCGGCGCTGCTGGCGGACCCGAGGGTGCGGGAGGCGTATCTGGCGCTGTGAGGGATGCAGAAGACAGAAAGCAGATGGCAGAAGGCCGGGAGGAATCCTTCCAGCCTTCTGCCTTTTCACTTTTCACCCCCCCGTCAGGAACCGCCCCGTCTCGCGGTACAGCATCTCCACCGCGTCGAGAGAGTCGAAGGTGTGGTTCGCGCCGGGGATAGCGATAGCGTCGCAGGCGAGGGCCTGGGCGTAACGAATCCCCCATTCGGGCGGGCAGACGTGATCGGCGTCCCCGTGAAAGACGCGGGCCACGCCGCCCCAGCGCGCGGCGGCGTCCAGCGGTTTCATCCGGGGTATCTCCAGCAGGAACTCGCGGCCCAGGGGCCAGCCCTGATAGTCGAGGATGACGGGTGGCGCGTAGCCACCGCGCAGGAACGGGAGCCACAGTTCCGGCAGGGCCGGTGCCCACAGCGCGAGGCGGTGGGGCCTGACCCGCTCGGCGGCCAGGGCCGCCACCAGTCCCCCCATCGAGAAGCCCAGCAGCATCACCCGTTCGGGGTCGAGCATCGGCAGGCCGCGCACATAGTCGAAGGCGGCCTCCACGTCCTCCAGCTCGCGCGCGACCGTCATCTCGCTGAAGTCCCCCTCCGATTCGCCGCTGCCGCGGAAGTCAAAGCGCAGGCTCGCCACCCCCCGCGCCGCGAGGTACCGCGACAGCAGCGGCAGGATGCGGTGGTCACCGGTCCGGTTCCCGGTGAAGCCGTGCAGCATCACCACCGAGGACCACCCCTGCGCGGGCCGCTCGCCGTCCGGAAGGTGCAACATGCCATAGAGCCGCTGGCCGCCAGAGGTGAACTGGGCGAACTGTTCCATGCGGGTGATTGTGGCAGAGAGAGGTCGAACCGTCGAAAGGTCTAACTGCCAGGGCAGTTCGACGGTTAGACCTTCAGACCGTTAGACAGGCGGCCCCAGCCGCCTTAGGGCGTCAGCCGGTGCCGGTCCCTCGGGAACGCCCGGGCGTAGCGGACGTTGGGAATGCCCAGCAGCCTGGCGGTCAGGCGCTCGGCCCCAATGGCGAAGCCGCCATGGGGGGGCATCCCGTATTTAAAAACCTCGGTGTAGCCCGCCAGCGATTCGGGGTTGAGCTTGTAGTCCGCGATGGACTCCAGCAGCACCGGGTACTCGTGGATACGCTGGCCGCCCGAGGTGATCTCGATGCCGCGGAACAGCAGGTCGAAGCCGCGCGTGATGTCGGGGTTCAGGCTGCCGTCCTCGTTGATTTCGGCGTGGGTGTAGAAGGGCCGGGCCGCGCGGGGGTATTTGGTGACGAAGACGAATTCGGTGCCTTCCGTCTCGGCGTAGTGCTGGCTGAGCAGGCGTTCGGCTTCGGGGTCGAGGTCCTTGCCGCCGACCGCGTGGCCGTACTTCTCGGTGACGAGCTGGCGGGCCTCCAGCAGCGTGATCCGGGGGATGTGGGCCGGGACTTCGGGCAGCGTCGCGCCGAGGAGGGCCAGTTCGGGCTGGGCGCGTTCCTTCAGGCGGGCCATGATCGCGGCCAGCACGCGGGTTTCGATGTCCATCACGTCCTCCTCGGACTCGATGAAGCCCATTTCCACGTCCAGCGACAGGTACTCGTTGAGGTGGCGGCTGGTGGCGTGCTCCTCGGCGCGGTAGACGGGCGCGACCTCGAAGACGCGCTCGAAGACGCCCACCATGATCTGCTTGTAGAGCTGCGGACTCTGCGCCAGGTAGGCGGGGTGGCCGAAGTAGTCGATGGGAAAGAGGTTCGCGCCGCCCTCCGCCCCCGCCGACACGATCTTGGGCGTGCTGATCTCGGTGAAGCCCTCGCTGATCAGGTGGTCGCGGAAGGCCGCCACCAGTTCGGCCTGTACCTTCAGCGCCGCGCGTTCCTTGAGGCCGCGCACCGTCACCACCCGGTAGTCCAGCAGCGTTTCGGGGTTCACGTTCCATTCCATCTTGGGCAGTTCGACGGGCGGCGGCTGGGTGGCGGGGGTCAGCACGCGCAGGCTCTCGACCTGCACTTCAAATCCGCCGGGGGCTTTGGGGTGGGCCTTCACCTTGCCGATGACCTCAATGCTGCTCTCGGGCAGGGGGAGGTCAAGGCCGCTGCCGACCGCCTGCGCGACGCCGCTCACGTCGCGCAGCACCAAAAATTGCACGCCCCCCAGGTCGCGGCGGGCGTGCAGGAAGCCTTGCAGTTTCACGGTCTGCCCTTCGTGCTGGGGCAGTTCGCGGGTCAGCGTTCGTTGGAGTCGGGCGGTTGCGGCGGTGGTCATGGTTGGAGGCTCCTTTGATAGAGAAAGCCCCCGACTCCTTTGAGGGGTCGGGGGCGCGGCGTGCAGCGAGACGTCCCCTAGCAGGGATCATCATTCACGTTGCTGGCGTGCGCCGCAGTCATGCCGCCGAGTCTAGCCGCAGCACCTTGACGGGTCAATGCGGGGAGCTAGGCAGGCGGCTCATCCGGTTTCCGTCCACCCCGTTCCCCCGCCCCGGAAGCACCGCTCAACCGGAAGTCTCTCAGGAGGAAGCGATGTTCCTGACGGTGTACTGCACCGGCCCCGACCCGAGTTCCACCTCGAAGGACTCCCCGACGCGCCGCCCCAGCAGCGCCTTCCCGACCGGGCTGTCCTCGCTGACCTGCGCGGCGCCCCCGGCCAGCGCATCCACTTCCACCGCGCTGACGAGCTGCACCTGCACCTCGCGGTCATGCGTCTCGTCCTGCAAGACCACCAGCGAACCCAGCGCCACCTGTTCGGGCTGATCCTGGGCGGCCTCCACGATGACGGCGCGGGTCAGCACGTCCTCCAGTTCCAGAATGCGGGCCTCCATGCCGGGCAGGTCGAACTGCGCGGCCTGGAGGTTGCGGTCCTCCAGGTCCATCGCGTCGTCCAGCGTGTCGGCCAGGCTCCTGAGCGCGTCCTCGTGACGCTGCCGTTCCTTCTGGAGCGTCTCTTCCAGACGCCGGTACCCCTCGGCTGTGACCTGAATCTCCTCTGCCATCTGCGGCCCCCCTCGGTGACATTGAACTGGACTCCGGCAGGACGGGCCAGAAGACCGGCCACGCGCGCCTGCCGGTCGAGACACTTCCTCCCCAACTGCACCCCGAAACGTCCACCCGCACTGTAGGGAGTGGCCGGGCTGCCACCCATGACAGGCCGCTCAAGTGGGGCTGAGGCAATTCTCAGCCTGGGCGTCTTTGCCCGCTTCATAAGGGAGACACAACGCGCCTTCCTGAAGCTTTCATCGGGGGAAGGCGGTTCCTCCGGTCTAATTCGTGGGATCAGTTGGCCGCCGCCGAGGGCAGGCCAGCGGCAGGAGGAACGCCATGACCAGGACACCGCCCGACGACGCCAACGAAGGAACCACCGGCCCCACCCGTGCCGGGGAAGACCAGTCCGCCAGCCCCGACGCCGGAACGCCGCCGACAGTGGATTACTCCCGGCCCCGCGACGACAACCCCGAGCAGCAGGACATCCAGTCCAACGCGCACGCCATCTACGCCGCCGAGGCGGACCGGGAAGACCTCCCGGTGTCCGGCGACGTGACCGCCGGAAGGGACCTCAGCGGGACGGACGCGCTGGCCGGAGCGGGCATCACTTTCGACGACGGGATCGAGCCGTCCCTGCGGACAGAAATGCTGGACAATGCCATCGCGTACAGCGAGAACACGCCGCCCGCCAACGTGAACGACGAGCCGGGCTTCGACGACGGCGTCCCCAACAGCTTCTCCGACTTCAGCGTGGTCACGGCGGACATCCCCGGCGGCACCACCCGCCTGGCCGATCCCAGCTTCGACGCGGGAGGGGAAGTCAAGGGGCCGCGCATCGGCGGCTCGGGCGGCATCGACGGCGGCCCTCCCCGGACCCGGCCCCTGCCCGGCACCGAAGAGGCCGACGAGCAGGAATAAGGCGGGAAGCAGGGACCGTCCGGCGCTATCGCTGCACTATCCTGCCCCCATGACGGCCGCGCCCCCTTTTCAGACCGAGCTGAACGTCGCCACCCGCCTCGCCCTGGAGGCGGGTGAGCTGCTGCGCGGGCACCTGGCGCGGGGCCTGACAGTCGAACACAAAACCGGCGCGGATGATCCGGTGACCGCCGCCGACCGTGAGGCGTCCGAGCTGATCCTGGCGGGCCTGAACGCGGCTTTTCCACAAGACGGCCTGCTGAGCGAGGAGGCCGCCGACAGTCCGGCGCGGCTGGACACGCAGCGCGTGTGGATCGTGGACCCCATCGACGGCACGAAGGAGTACACGACGGGCAGCCCCGACTATGCCGCCAGCATCGGCCTCGCGGTGGACGGCGAACCGATGCTGGGCGTGGTGTACGCGCCCGCGACGGATGAACTGTTCGCTGGGGTGGTCGGCGTGGGCGTCACCAAGAACGGCGAAGCGGCAGGCTTCAGCAACCGCACCGACTACGTGGTGAGCGTGTCGGACACCGAATTCAAACGCGAACTGCACCGCCATGACCTCCCCGGCATGGTGCCGAGCGGGAGCATCGCCCTCAAGCTGGCGCGGATCGCGGCGGGCGAGGCGGATGTGACCTTCACCATGTCGCCGCGCAGCGAGTGGGACATCGCGGCGGGACACGCGCTGGTGCGGGCCGCCGGGGGTGACCTGCGGCGGCGCGACGGGCAGCCCATCCGCTACAACCTCCAGCGGCCCCATATCGAACAGGGCCTCATCGGCGGACGGCTGGAGGCGATGGCTTGGCTGGAAGGCGAGCTGAACGCGCGAAAGCTCCCCACCGCGCACCTGGGCCTGACCCAAGCCGACCGAGCCTGGACCACGTTGCCGGAAGCCGAGCAGGACGCGCTGCGGGGACACTCCGGCGTCTTTGTCCGTCACGCGGGTGGGCGGGTGCTGGCGCTGCTGGTGGTGGACGCGGGCGGCACGGTGGAGCGGGCTTCAGGGGACGCCTTTCACCTGGAGCGCCTGACACGGGACGTGACGCGGGCGCTGGGGACGCTGAACGCTGCGCCACTGAAGACGGGGAGGCTAGACTGACACGCATGGCGGCAGAAGGCACCCCTCTCCAGTGGGGCCGCGTCACCCTCAAGCCCGTCCCGGAGTTCACGCCTGACGAGTGGCGCACCCTCTACCGCTTCTTCCGCGACCGCGAACTGGCCGACTGGAACGACGCCAAACCCATCCGGCTGCCCGAGTGGCTCTTTCGCCGCGTGATGCTGGAGGAGGAACAGACGGGCGAACGCGCGGGCTTCGGCGTGCTGAACGAGCGGGGCGAGCTGA
The window above is part of the Deinococcus metallilatus genome. Proteins encoded here:
- a CDS encoding ABC transporter ATP-binding protein, which translates into the protein MGGVVTAVSHQPSAVSGKETVLRTEGLSKRFGGLLAVQNVTFTQYAGEILAVIGPNGAGKTTLLNLLSGVYRPTSGRLHLLGRDVTGASMEARCHAGLGRAFQIVRPFPEMTVHENVTVGALFGKSGVSLPEARERAYDLLERTGLAAHADKAAHELTLLQDKRLEVARALATQPRVLLLDEVMAGLRPAEAQEAVALVRSVQGSGVSVLFIEHIMPVVRDLADRVVVMDQGQVIAEGTYREVTANPQVVAAYLGTEEGLQA
- a CDS encoding ABC transporter ATP-binding protein — translated: MTQGQELVIEHLAAGYGKVQVLWDVSLHARPGEFVAVIGANGAGKTTTLRAVSGVVKPTGGHIRLGGQDITRSAPSQIVGLGLGHVPEGRELFPLMTVRENLELGAAMRAEARATQAQTLDHVYTLFPRLRERQGQLAGTLSGGEQQMVAVGRALMGRPSVLVVDEPSLGLSPLMTQTVFGALKAVNAEGVTVLLVEQNVGLSLKLADRAYVLENGQVVNEGTGAALLADPRVREAYLAL
- a CDS encoding alpha/beta hydrolase; this translates as MEQFAQFTSGGQRLYGMLHLPDGERPAQGWSSVVMLHGFTGNRTGDHRILPLLSRYLAARGVASLRFDFRGSGESEGDFSEMTVARELEDVEAAFDYVRGLPMLDPERVMLLGFSMGGLVAALAAERVRPHRLALWAPALPELWLPFLRGGYAPPVILDYQGWPLGREFLLEIPRMKPLDAAARWGGVARVFHGDADHVCPPEWGIRYAQALACDAIAIPGANHTFDSLDAVEMLYRETGRFLTGG
- the aspS gene encoding aspartate--tRNA(Asn) ligase, whose translation is MTTAATARLQRTLTRELPQHEGQTVKLQGFLHARRDLGGVQFLVLRDVSGVAQAVGSGLDLPLPESSIEVIGKVKAHPKAPGGFEVQVESLRVLTPATQPPPVELPKMEWNVNPETLLDYRVVTVRGLKERAALKVQAELVAAFRDHLISEGFTEISTPKIVSAGAEGGANLFPIDYFGHPAYLAQSPQLYKQIMVGVFERVFEVAPVYRAEEHATSRHLNEYLSLDVEMGFIESEEDVMDIETRVLAAIMARLKERAQPELALLGATLPEVPAHIPRITLLEARQLVTEKYGHAVGGKDLDPEAERLLSQHYAETEGTEFVFVTKYPRAARPFYTHAEINEDGSLNPDITRGFDLLFRGIEITSGGQRIHEYPVLLESIADYKLNPESLAGYTEVFKYGMPPHGGFAIGAERLTARLLGIPNVRYARAFPRDRHRLTP
- a CDS encoding GreA/GreB family elongation factor; this encodes MAEEIQVTAEGYRRLEETLQKERQRHEDALRSLADTLDDAMDLEDRNLQAAQFDLPGMEARILELEDVLTRAVIVEAAQDQPEQVALGSLVVLQDETHDREVQVQLVSAVEVDALAGGAAQVSEDSPVGKALLGRRVGESFEVELGSGPVQYTVRNIASS
- a CDS encoding 3'(2'),5'-bisphosphate nucleotidase CysQ, which codes for MTAAPPFQTELNVATRLALEAGELLRGHLARGLTVEHKTGADDPVTAADREASELILAGLNAAFPQDGLLSEEAADSPARLDTQRVWIVDPIDGTKEYTTGSPDYAASIGLAVDGEPMLGVVYAPATDELFAGVVGVGVTKNGEAAGFSNRTDYVVSVSDTEFKRELHRHDLPGMVPSGSIALKLARIAAGEADVTFTMSPRSEWDIAAGHALVRAAGGDLRRRDGQPIRYNLQRPHIEQGLIGGRLEAMAWLEGELNARKLPTAHLGLTQADRAWTTLPEAEQDALRGHSGVFVRHAGGRVLALLVVDAGGTVERASGDAFHLERLTRDVTRALGTLNAAPLKTGRLD